Proteins encoded by one window of Campylobacter concisus:
- a CDS encoding DUF2157 domain-containing protein yields MNFLNRIFLAKELDRWQSDGIVDKETAIKIANLYDIDPDAHSDKMSFVLKLVAYLFFALAFFTLVGANWEEIPRLGRLALVLFVLGLVNFGGIYYLAKGKENLSTAMFFLGNFCFGAAIALIAQIYHISDEPSGGILLWSIGAFAVSFASKKGVLVAQSLIFATVWFFMIAYQGDFGFGFIIFIVLGAYTLYKDDSKWLAFVLFIDIFIYIISFCGYISGLRAIFDYGFLFGLPMVAIVSLSYALLLISISPLLDKFRAGLGAFAKEFGKNFGVFVLLLCLLLFEERNLFEAGDEELWFVKSFFKSNFGFVFILFSVAYFAIFFKEKNKSGLLLGALLVSLPFVFSYGPGYANIFFSLANIITAAVLIKKGELKLGLCMIFLVAAVRYFQLIGDYIGATALFMVFAFIVLVVARKGRKK; encoded by the coding sequence TTGAACTTTTTAAATAGAATTTTTCTAGCAAAAGAGCTGGATCGGTGGCAAAGTGATGGAATAGTCGATAAAGAGACCGCTATAAAAATAGCAAATTTATACGACATCGACCCTGACGCTCATAGTGACAAGATGAGTTTTGTCCTAAAACTCGTAGCGTATCTCTTTTTTGCGCTGGCTTTTTTTACGCTTGTTGGTGCAAATTGGGAAGAGATACCAAGGCTGGGACGTTTGGCGCTTGTGTTGTTTGTACTTGGGCTTGTAAATTTTGGTGGAATTTACTATCTCGCAAAGGGAAAGGAAAATCTATCAACGGCGATGTTTTTTCTTGGAAATTTTTGCTTTGGTGCGGCGATTGCACTTATTGCTCAAATTTATCACATTAGCGATGAGCCAAGCGGCGGTATTTTACTTTGGAGTATCGGAGCGTTTGCGGTTTCTTTTGCTAGTAAAAAAGGTGTGTTGGTAGCCCAAAGCCTTATCTTTGCGACAGTTTGGTTTTTTATGATAGCTTATCAGGGCGACTTTGGTTTTGGCTTTATCATTTTTATAGTACTCGGCGCATATACGCTTTACAAAGACGACTCAAAATGGCTTGCTTTTGTGCTTTTTATAGATATCTTTATATACATAATTTCATTTTGCGGCTACATTAGTGGTCTTAGAGCGATATTTGATTATGGATTTTTGTTTGGACTTCCTATGGTTGCGATCGTATCGCTATCTTATGCGCTTTTACTTATTAGCATTTCGCCGCTACTAGATAAATTTAGAGCAGGGCTTGGTGCATTTGCAAAAGAATTTGGTAAAAATTTTGGCGTTTTTGTGTTGTTGCTTTGTCTGCTTTTATTTGAAGAAAGAAATTTATTTGAGGCTGGAGATGAAGAGCTTTGGTTCGTGAAGTCGTTTTTTAAAAGCAACTTTGGCTTTGTTTTTATTTTGTTTAGTGTTGCTTATTTTGCAATATTTTTTAAAGAAAAAAACAAGAGTGGTTTGCTGCTTGGGGCACTTCTCGTATCATTGCCATTTGTCTTTAGCTACGGTCCTGGCTACGCAAATATATTTTTTTCGCTCGCAAATATCATAACAGCTGCGGTTCTTATCAAAAAGGGTGAGTTAAAACTTGGTCTTTGTATGATATTTTTGGTTGCAGCCGTGAGGTACTTCCAGCTAATAGGTGATTATATTGGTGCTACGGCGCTATTTATGGTGTTTGCTTTCATAGTGCTAGTTGTGGCTAGAAAAGGACGTAAAAAATGA
- the hypD gene encoding hydrogenase formation protein HypD, which yields MDLINDFRDKNLILALSKLIQKESTKPLNIMEICGGHTHSIMKFALPSLVGEHINFIHGPGCPVCVMPKSRIDEACKLASMDNVIFCTLADMLRVPGSKTSLQKLRGEGHDIRALYTPLDALNIAKQNPDKKVIFFAIGFETTTPMSANLVEKVVQEDIKNLYFHINHVTVPAPVRAIMSDENVRIDAFLGPSHVSVITGSKIYKELASEFKRPIAISGFEPLDIMASVLNLVRQQNEGTYEVYNEYARAVKEEGNVKAKELIAKYFEPCDFVWRGLGEIAQSGMKLKDEFAYLDARVQFDCSVESAGESKACICGQILRGLAKPTECKVFGKVCNPQNPIGSCMVSSEGACAAYFKYARVG from the coding sequence ATGGATCTTATCAATGACTTTCGCGATAAAAATTTAATCCTAGCCCTTTCAAAACTCATCCAAAAAGAGAGCACAAAACCCCTAAATATCATGGAAATTTGCGGCGGGCACACGCATAGCATTATGAAATTTGCACTGCCAAGCTTGGTAGGAGAGCATATAAATTTTATCCACGGCCCAGGCTGTCCAGTTTGCGTGATGCCAAAGAGCCGCATAGATGAGGCCTGTAAGCTAGCTAGCATGGATAATGTGATCTTTTGCACGCTAGCTGACATGCTAAGAGTGCCTGGTTCAAAGACAAGCTTGCAAAAGCTTCGCGGCGAAGGGCATGATATAAGGGCACTTTACACGCCACTTGATGCGCTAAATATCGCTAAGCAAAATCCAGACAAAAAGGTCATATTTTTTGCCATTGGCTTTGAGACAACGACGCCAATGAGCGCAAATTTGGTTGAAAAAGTGGTGCAAGAGGACATTAAAAATTTATACTTTCACATAAATCATGTAACCGTTCCAGCTCCAGTTAGAGCTATAATGAGTGATGAAAACGTGAGGATAGATGCATTTCTAGGCCCAAGTCACGTGAGCGTGATCACTGGAAGTAAAATTTACAAAGAGCTGGCGAGCGAATTTAAAAGACCGATCGCCATTAGTGGTTTTGAGCCGCTTGACATCATGGCAAGTGTGCTAAATTTAGTCCGTCAGCAAAATGAAGGAACATATGAGGTTTATAACGAGTACGCAAGGGCGGTTAAAGAAGAGGGCAACGTCAAGGCAAAAGAGCTCATAGCTAAGTACTTTGAGCCGTGCGACTTTGTCTGGAGAGGCCTTGGTGAGATAGCGCAAAGCGGCATGAAGCTAAAAGATGAATTTGCCTACCTTGACGCTAGAGTGCAGTTTGACTGTAGCGTAGAGAGTGCCGGCGAGAGCAAGGCATGCATTTGTGGGCAAATTTTAAGAGGGCTAGCAAAGCCAACAGAGTGCAAAGTCTTTGGCAAGGTTTGCAACCCGCAAAATCCGATAGGATCGTGCATGGTCTCAAGCGAGGGCGCTTGTGCGGCATATTTTAAATACGCAAGAGTTGGTTAA
- the hypE gene encoding hydrogenase expression/formation protein HypE: MKKIMLSHGGGGEEMNSLINETIFKIFDNEILRQSNDSAILNLNGKIAFSSDSFVVTPIFFNGGDIGKIAACGTINDLAMVGASAKYLSCSLIIEEGLSIEELETVLGSLAKTCKESGVSVVCGDTKVVPKGKCDKIFINTAGIGEIVCEGVELKNLKAGAKILISGDVGRHGGVVLAAREEFELGFDLKSDCKSLKEVALRLFEAGIKPQTMRDATRGGLSAVLNEWAKFNKFDILVFEENIKVADEVMGVCELFGFEPYELANEGTFVMAVDESQAEDALKILREFDQNAMIIGEVMEAKNERVIIENAYKSRRFLEPPKGELLPRIC; this comes from the coding sequence ATGAAAAAGATAATGCTAAGTCACGGCGGCGGCGGCGAGGAGATGAACTCGCTTATTAACGAGACGATATTTAAAATTTTTGATAACGAAATTTTAAGGCAAAGCAACGACTCGGCGATATTAAATTTAAACGGCAAGATCGCATTTAGCTCTGATAGCTTTGTGGTAACTCCCATTTTTTTTAACGGCGGCGATATCGGTAAGATCGCAGCTTGTGGCACGATAAACGACCTAGCGATGGTTGGTGCAAGCGCTAAATACCTAAGCTGCTCTCTCATCATCGAAGAGGGGCTAAGTATAGAAGAGCTTGAAACGGTGCTTGGCTCGCTTGCTAAAACTTGCAAAGAGAGCGGTGTGAGCGTAGTTTGTGGCGATACAAAGGTCGTGCCAAAGGGCAAATGCGATAAAATTTTCATAAACACAGCAGGTATCGGTGAAATAGTTTGCGAGGGTGTGGAGCTTAAAAATTTAAAAGCTGGGGCTAAAATTTTAATCTCTGGAGATGTTGGCAGACACGGCGGTGTGGTGCTTGCTGCAAGAGAGGAATTTGAGCTCGGATTTGATCTAAAAAGTGACTGCAAGAGCCTAAAAGAGGTTGCTTTGAGGCTATTTGAGGCTGGCATAAAACCGCAGACTATGCGTGATGCGACAAGAGGCGGACTAAGCGCAGTGCTAAACGAGTGGGCTAAATTTAACAAATTTGACATCTTGGTCTTTGAAGAAAATATCAAGGTCGCAGACGAAGTGATGGGCGTTTGTGAGCTATTTGGATTTGAGCCTTATGAACTTGCAAATGAGGGCACTTTTGTGATGGCTGTCGACGAGAGCCAGGCTGAGGACGCGCTTAAAATTTTAAGAGAATTTGATCAAAACGCGATGATAATAGGCGAAGTAATGGAGGCTAAAAACGAGCGTGTCATCATCGAAAACGCCTATAAATCAAGAAGATTCCTCGAGCCGCCAAAGGGCGAGCTACTACCAAGGATCTGCTAA
- the nikR gene encoding nickel-responsive transcriptional regulator NikR, with amino-acid sequence MDSVIRFSVSLPSQLLDELDKKVSEQGYASRSEFTRDLIREKIVNDSWKDANEELIGVLTLIYVHHHNDLVNKKMDIEHDSDVKIICTNHVHVDHHNCLETISIRGEASKIERFSERIAGLKGVKFSKLTKAAVPKF; translated from the coding sequence ATGGATAGTGTTATACGTTTTAGTGTTTCTTTGCCTAGTCAGTTACTAGACGAACTAGATAAGAAGGTTAGCGAACAAGGCTACGCTTCTAGGAGCGAATTTACGAGGGATCTGATCCGTGAAAAAATCGTAAATGATAGCTGGAAGGACGCTAATGAAGAGTTGATCGGTGTTTTGACGCTCATTTATGTGCATCATCACAACGATTTGGTGAATAAAAAAATGGATATCGAGCATGACTCTGACGTGAAAATAATCTGTACAAATCACGTACATGTCGATCACCATAACTGCTTAGAAACGATCTCTATAAGAGGAGAGGCAAGCAAAATAGAACGCTTTTCTGAGAGAATCGCTGGCTTAAAAGGTGTTAAATTTTCTAAACTTACAAAGGCAGCCGTTCCTAAATTTTAG
- a CDS encoding AsmA-like C-terminal domain-containing protein encodes MEQLYIKLDKKIIVRAKQIKLPNFKQNAEQKASDKQLLNLSQGVDYLETFFQEISLESVQIGDDFNIKILFLDDIFFVDSPYLNIDIKFQKEQQDGIDRFIVKNLSLKDFNVSISGEGSANFDKDDYKFDGNFTSHELNGKLSFALKDTLLTYKAYDVEAGSIKDFIAELDSRIHLNSEVKNWIYGYIVADDYHLNEINGKADLAKNNFYLNDLNATANTKNLLVKFEKDLPAVNVGEANITLKNSKLKFDLISPIYKGKKLDGSNVTINNIFDEKSANLELFIKTKSIYDETINEILKAYKIIVPVRQLSGKMDASLKILIKLDEKSLENFDEKSVIANGEFKISDAVIEIAGSKFNAKSALVKLINTTNLSIDATGFGLDFFKANAKANIDLQKSTGEIKGTIESFDLKEKNDEILAFKNEPFTAFLDFSKNNKTLLKIEPFGLDMSFGSESKISTKNSKFFIESSPVLKQNGVRGFDELSIKSKDFTDLEIFAKEANFDLPFLDKNGSKYENDDLKILVSKAGVKVDSASKKLSLDIKEKAINVKTKDLNLLVLDDNKTSEQSTPLELLAKNGDIILKDLNKTLPFTSFSAEKKGKSTSLNGLAQQGRVGYFNDEKSINLDATDISGEFINDLFGIKSFEGGKFRLKLLGENSKNFKAEVRFFDTFLKDYIFYQRLLSFLNSVPSLLSFKTPDFNDKGFTVKNGKILLTRNGDMIEFLAIEMIGTSADIGGRGTIDLKSKKINIDLELKLLKDASSIIDKIPLVNQIILGKDRSLSTVIAIRGTTDKPEYSTQILQDALLSPLKIIRNVIQAPFLIFE; translated from the coding sequence TTGGAGCAATTATATATAAAGTTAGATAAAAAAATAATTGTAAGAGCAAAGCAGATCAAGCTACCTAATTTTAAACAAAACGCAGAGCAAAAAGCTAGCGACAAGCAACTTTTAAACCTTAGTCAGGGCGTGGATTATCTTGAGACCTTTTTTCAAGAAATTTCGCTTGAGAGCGTGCAAATAGGCGATGATTTTAATATCAAAATTTTATTTTTAGATGATATATTTTTCGTTGATAGTCCTTATCTAAACATCGATATCAAATTTCAAAAAGAGCAGCAAGATGGCATAGATCGCTTCATAGTAAAAAATTTAAGTCTTAAAGACTTTAATGTAAGCATTAGCGGCGAAGGCAGTGCAAATTTTGACAAGGATGACTATAAATTTGATGGAAATTTCACCTCGCACGAGCTAAATGGCAAGCTTAGCTTTGCCTTAAAAGATACGCTTTTAACCTACAAAGCCTATGACGTCGAAGCTGGTAGCATCAAGGACTTCATCGCTGAGCTTGATAGCCGCATACACCTAAACAGCGAGGTTAAAAACTGGATATATGGCTACATCGTGGCTGATGACTATCACCTAAATGAGATAAATGGCAAGGCTGATCTAGCCAAAAATAACTTTTATCTAAATGATCTAAATGCCACCGCAAATACTAAAAATTTGCTCGTTAAATTTGAAAAAGACTTGCCGGCCGTAAATGTAGGCGAGGCAAATATTACGCTTAAAAACTCAAAGCTTAAATTTGATCTTATTTCACCTATTTACAAGGGCAAAAAACTTGATGGCTCAAATGTTACGATAAATAATATCTTTGATGAAAAAAGCGCAAATTTAGAGCTTTTTATAAAGACAAAATCGATCTATGATGAAACTATAAATGAGATATTAAAAGCCTATAAGATCATCGTGCCAGTAAGGCAGCTTAGCGGAAAAATGGATGCTAGCTTAAAAATTTTGATAAAACTAGACGAGAAAAGCTTAGAAAATTTTGATGAAAAAAGCGTTATCGCAAATGGTGAGTTTAAAATCAGCGATGCAGTCATAGAAATAGCCGGAAGTAAATTTAACGCTAAAAGTGCTCTTGTAAAACTTATAAATACGACAAATTTAAGCATCGATGCGACTGGCTTTGGGCTTGACTTTTTTAAGGCAAATGCCAAAGCGAATATAGATTTACAAAAAAGCACTGGCGAGATAAAAGGCACAATAGAAAGCTTTGATCTAAAAGAGAAAAATGATGAAATTTTAGCCTTTAAAAATGAGCCATTTACTGCTTTTTTAGACTTTAGCAAGAATAATAAGACTTTACTTAAGATAGAACCATTTGGGCTTGATATGAGCTTTGGCAGTGAAAGTAAAATATCAACAAAAAATAGTAAATTTTTCATAGAGAGCTCGCCTGTTTTAAAGCAAAACGGCGTGCGTGGTTTTGATGAGCTTAGCATAAAAAGTAAGGATTTTACTGATCTTGAAATTTTTGCTAAAGAGGCAAACTTTGATTTGCCGTTTTTAGATAAAAATGGCTCAAAGTACGAAAATGACGATCTTAAAATTTTAGTCTCAAAAGCTGGCGTAAAGGTAGATAGCGCAAGTAAAAAGCTAAGCCTAGACATAAAAGAAAAAGCCATAAACGTAAAAACTAAAGATCTAAATTTACTAGTGCTTGACGATAACAAAACCAGCGAGCAAAGCACACCGCTTGAGCTTTTAGCAAAAAATGGCGATATCATTTTAAAGGATCTAAACAAGACCTTGCCATTTACTAGCTTTAGCGCCGAGAAAAAGGGCAAAAGCACCTCACTAAATGGGCTGGCGCAGCAAGGAAGAGTTGGCTATTTTAACGATGAAAAGAGTATAAATTTAGATGCAACCGACATAAGCGGAGAATTTATCAACGACCTTTTTGGCATCAAGAGTTTTGAGGGCGGTAAATTTCGCCTGAAACTACTTGGAGAAAACTCAAAGAATTTCAAGGCTGAGGTGAGATTTTTTGATACTTTTTTAAAGGATTATATCTTTTATCAAAGACTGCTTAGCTTTTTAAACTCGGTTCCATCGCTTCTTAGCTTTAAAACGCCTGACTTTAACGACAAGGGCTTTACTGTTAAAAATGGTAAAATTTTACTCACTAGAAATGGCGATATGATCGAGTTTTTAGCGATTGAAATGATAGGCACAAGTGCTGATATCGGCGGGCGTGGCACGATTGATCTAAAGAGCAAAAAGATAAATATCGACCTTGAGCTAAAGCTACTAAAAGATGCTAGCAGTATCATTGATAAAATTCCACTGGTAAATCAAATAATCCTTGGCAAGGACCGCTCGCTCTCAACTGTCATCGCCATACGAGGCACTACTGATAAGCCAGAGTACTCAACGCAGATCCTGCAAGATGCCCTGCTCTCGCCACTAAAGATAATAAGAAACGTGATTCAGGCTCCGTTTTTGATATTTGAGTAG
- the mltG gene encoding endolytic transglycosylase MltG produces the protein MIKNFIKKPYLDIFFDIVLIVVLSVFVYLARPINTSKVVFVPKGSVGEIISYLANRNFNLSVIDKYAILFIGSPQSGWIEIGQDKISRVDFLKKLAKAKAALTEITLIPGETTIIFLNQIAAQLGLDPVKLNSEYNVLAPVSDGFLMPNTYKIPIGISERHLAFYLVNSSRKAQSEISNKIFGEYNEKKWFKILTIASIIQKEAANDAEMPLVASVIYNRLNKGMRLQMDGTLNYGIYSHDVITAERIRSDMSEFNTYLNDGIPPSPVCCVSISAIKAAINPAKSDYLYFVLDKKAKKHIFSKTLSEHNQNIGK, from the coding sequence ATGATAAAAAATTTTATAAAAAAGCCGTATCTGGATATTTTCTTTGATATCGTACTCATCGTTGTCCTAAGCGTATTTGTCTATTTGGCACGCCCCATAAACACGAGCAAAGTCGTCTTTGTGCCAAAGGGAAGTGTGGGCGAGATTATATCTTATTTAGCTAATCGCAACTTTAACTTAAGCGTGATAGACAAGTACGCCATACTTTTTATTGGCTCTCCGCAATCTGGCTGGATAGAGATCGGCCAAGATAAAATTTCAAGGGTTGATTTTTTAAAAAAACTTGCAAAAGCAAAAGCAGCTTTAACCGAGATAACGCTAATACCAGGTGAAACGACTATCATTTTTTTAAACCAGATCGCCGCCCAGCTAGGACTTGATCCAGTTAAGCTAAATAGCGAATATAACGTCCTTGCTCCAGTGAGTGATGGCTTTTTGATGCCAAATACATATAAAATTCCAATAGGCATCAGCGAAAGGCACCTTGCTTTTTATCTTGTAAATTCATCAAGAAAGGCTCAAAGCGAGATCAGCAATAAAATTTTTGGCGAATACAATGAGAAAAAATGGTTTAAAATTTTAACGATCGCTTCGATCATTCAAAAAGAGGCTGCAAACGACGCTGAGATGCCACTTGTCGCCTCAGTCATTTATAACCGCCTAAATAAGGGCATGAGGTTGCAGATGGACGGCACACTAAACTACGGAATTTATTCACACGATGTGATCACGGCTGAGCGTATAAGAAGCGATATGAGCGAGTTTAATACCTATCTAAACGACGGCATTCCGCCAAGTCCAGTCTGCTGCGTCTCGATAAGTGCGATCAAAGCGGCGATAAACCCTGCAAAGAGCGATTATTTATACTTTGTGCTTGATAAAAAGGCGAAAAAACACATTTTTTCAAAAACCTTAAGCGAGCACAACCAAAATATAGGAAAATAG
- a CDS encoding GDYXXLXY domain-containing protein has protein sequence MKIKVLIVAVVFQISLIGIMLGYALMPLYFGQEVRVRVNLYDPRDLFRGNYVDLNYEFSNFHSRNFDENDEGDRYIDQYDERVRDGARVYAVLKPDVNGTYSFSKFSIRKPDNGVFLAGRYDGYSLVKYGIEHFYMSPDSAANTENEMREEDVDAYAVLMVMENGKARLKDLIIQKNAQKNSKKLLGDENFDKLDEIRQKE, from the coding sequence ATGAAGATAAAAGTATTAATAGTAGCTGTGGTTTTTCAAATTTCGCTTATTGGCATTATGCTTGGCTACGCACTTATGCCACTTTATTTTGGGCAAGAGGTAAGAGTAAGGGTTAATCTTTATGATCCAAGAGATCTTTTTCGCGGAAATTATGTTGATTTGAACTATGAATTTTCAAATTTTCATTCAAGAAATTTTGACGAAAATGATGAAGGTGACCGCTATATCGACCAATACGATGAGAGAGTAAGAGATGGGGCTAGAGTTTATGCTGTTTTAAAGCCAGATGTTAATGGCACTTACAGCTTTTCCAAATTTAGTATACGCAAGCCAGACAATGGAGTGTTTTTAGCTGGTAGATATGATGGCTACTCGCTCGTAAAATACGGTATAGAGCACTTTTATATGTCGCCTGATAGTGCGGCTAATACTGAAAATGAAATGAGAGAAGAAGACGTTGATGCATATGCTGTTTTGATGGTGATGGAAAATGGCAAGGCTAGGCTAAAGGATTTAATAATCCAAAAGAATGCCCAAAAAAATAGCAAAAAACTACTCGGTGATGAAAATTTTGATAAGTTGGATGAGATTAGGCAAAAAGAGTAA
- a CDS encoding HypC/HybG/HupF family hydrogenase formation chaperone → MCLSIPSKVIEIDENNVATVETLGVTRKVSLDLISEEVKVGEYVLIHVGYAMQKIDTQFALESLEVYQKIADDMNAGKI, encoded by the coding sequence ATGTGCCTCTCGATCCCTTCAAAAGTAATAGAAATAGATGAAAATAACGTTGCTACGGTTGAGACTTTGGGCGTTACTAGAAAGGTAAGCCTAGATCTCATCTCTGAAGAGGTAAAAGTTGGCGAATATGTGCTAATCCACGTTGGATACGCTATGCAAAAGATTGATACGCAGTTTGCGCTTGAGAGCTTAGAGGTCTATCAAAAGATCGCTGATGATATGAATGCGGGGAAAATTTGA
- the hypA gene encoding hydrogenase maturation nickel metallochaperone HypA yields the protein MHELSIVQNLVSLCEKNAAKENAKEISKIEIKIGRLSGVEPHYLQSAFDVYKAGTICENAELIINLQGIVVECLDCGFGGELNENDFTCPKCKSQNLKVTDGEDMYLMRLEMK from the coding sequence ATGCACGAGCTTAGTATCGTTCAAAATTTAGTTAGCCTTTGCGAGAAAAATGCCGCCAAAGAAAACGCAAAAGAGATAAGCAAGATCGAGATAAAGATTGGCCGCTTAAGCGGGGTGGAGCCTCATTATTTGCAGAGCGCTTTTGATGTTTATAAGGCTGGTACGATCTGCGAAAACGCCGAGCTTATCATAAATTTACAAGGTATTGTTGTAGAGTGTTTGGATTGCGGATTTGGCGGAGAGCTTAATGAAAATGACTTCACCTGTCCAAAGTGCAAAAGCCAAAATTTAAAGGTAACTGACGGCGAGGATATGTATCTGATGCGCCTTGAGATGAAGTAA
- the hypB gene encoding hydrogenase nickel incorporation protein HypB: MCKDCGCSMGNHAHTHTHADGTTHSHPHTHDGHTDHAHDAHEHSHEAHAHPVLNESKTIDVIEKILCENDKEAAHNRAHLDEKKILCVNLMSSPGAGKTTLLEATIKAGKFKIGVVEGDLETNQDADRIVKAGAKAHQISTGQTCHLDAFMVHEGLHHLPLNELDLVFIENVGNLVCPASYDVGSHFNAVLLSVPEGDDKVSKYPVMFRAADVLLITKASLAPHFDFDIERVKNDARKLNPKVDIFVIDSKTGEGIDKWISYLEFKKELR, encoded by the coding sequence ATGTGTAAAGATTGCGGTTGTTCAATGGGTAATCACGCCCACACTCACACTCACGCTGATGGCACCACTCACTCGCACCCACACACTCATGATGGACATACAGATCACGCTCATGACGCACATGAGCATAGCCATGAGGCTCACGCACACCCTGTGCTAAACGAGAGTAAAACCATAGACGTGATAGAGAAAATTCTCTGCGAAAATGATAAAGAAGCTGCTCACAACAGAGCTCATCTTGATGAAAAAAAGATACTTTGCGTAAATTTAATGAGTAGCCCAGGCGCTGGCAAGACCACGCTTCTTGAGGCTACGATAAAGGCTGGTAAGTTTAAAATAGGCGTTGTAGAGGGCGATCTTGAGACAAATCAAGACGCCGACCGTATAGTAAAGGCTGGCGCAAAGGCTCATCAGATAAGCACAGGTCAGACCTGTCACTTAGATGCTTTTATGGTGCACGAAGGCCTTCATCACTTGCCACTAAATGAGCTTGATCTGGTTTTTATAGAAAATGTTGGAAATTTAGTCTGTCCTGCAAGCTACGATGTGGGCTCACATTTTAACGCTGTGCTTCTTTCAGTGCCAGAGGGCGATGACAAGGTGAGCAAATATCCTGTGATGTTTAGGGCTGCTGACGTGCTTCTCATTACAAAAGCTTCGCTCGCACCACACTTTGACTTTGACATCGAGCGAGTGAAAAATGACGCTAGAAAGCTAAATCCAAAGGTTGATATCTTTGTGATAGATAGCAAAACGGGTGAAGGTATCGATAAGTGGATAAGTTATTTGGAATTTAAAAAAGAGCTAAGATAA